A portion of the uncultured Draconibacterium sp. genome contains these proteins:
- a CDS encoding glycosyl hydrolase, translated as MQVTLLVIGLLMVSCLRNTENRGSDILEQGFLNPPDAAKPRVWWHWMGGNVSWEGAKKDMDWMKRVGIAGLQCFHAGMGQGPENSVVENYYPYMSDGWKAAFAKSAAYADELGMEFATAASPGWSETGGPWVTPEDGMKKMVYAVTTVEGGKPYSGILNHPPVVTGVYQNNTGGSGHQGNMGAEKPQLYKDQKVLAFQIADDEILPTPKMTASGGKIDAKVLADGFYDHSGITLPAAKEEGGISWVQFDFGKPVTVKGLVLSTQARGPVGFKLESSNDGTNWTDTGADILSGSTVRTNSVDNVNARYFRFVSIKQPPSPPAPWFRWGFGTPPPPTAIDISELTLLGTPTVHSFEVKAAFWGERGENGYFGLPSGTAGTDEAIKTSEVVDLTDKMAEDGTLSWTPAEGKWLVLRIGYSLTGAQNRPAAPEATGLEVDKLDSAAVKRYMDYYIDMYREAADGLVGEKGLHALMFDSWESGFANWTPKILEGFEQNIGYDPTPWVPALAGYVVESPEKTDKFLYDWRRNIQVMLKEHHYDFLTRYLHDIGMIRYGEAHEAGFATMGEGMEMKQTADIPMGAMWMHHEPGYMEGNYFNDNQESASVAHIYGQNIASTESFTGGPGYGTAPWDLKSTADAILLSGSNRFIIHTSAHQPITRGPGVTLGVGQMFSRNETWAEQSKVWMDYLSRSSYMLQAGKAANDIAVFYGEESSMTAIYGNDFKILPDGYRYDFASADVVLNMLSVEDGDLTTETGMDYKAIFLGRGASKITLPVLKKLKDFVEQGATVIGTRPEGSPSLADDPAEVNDILDELWPGAAVATVGQGKVYNTKEAATAFNQMGLEPDFSYQSSAEESDVMFLHRKLNNGGGIYFVASQIDQSETIDASFRISGFKAEFWDPATGKISPASYEFDGERTEVTIPLDRLGSVFVVFRDKTKQSSVTIPVPVETMVAQLEGPWQVEFEEGRGAPASATFDKLIDFRESDNDGIKYFSGIATYTKSVDVEQETIDQGEVIIDLGLVNNLAEVWVNGQLAGTTWKPPYRVNITDFVTAGSNTIEIKSVNTWVNRLIGDAQPGLSDDEKITLTTRQFYRANSPLVPAGLVGPVNLISAK; from the coding sequence ATGCAAGTTACGTTGTTAGTAATTGGTTTATTGATGGTGTCATGTTTAAGAAACACAGAAAATAGAGGTTCAGACATACTTGAACAAGGATTTCTAAACCCGCCTGATGCAGCCAAACCACGCGTGTGGTGGCACTGGATGGGCGGAAACGTTTCTTGGGAAGGTGCTAAAAAAGATATGGACTGGATGAAACGGGTTGGCATTGCCGGTTTGCAATGTTTCCATGCAGGAATGGGGCAGGGACCTGAAAATTCAGTAGTTGAAAATTATTATCCATACATGTCTGATGGTTGGAAAGCGGCTTTTGCAAAATCAGCTGCTTATGCCGACGAACTGGGGATGGAATTCGCCACCGCAGCATCACCGGGTTGGAGTGAAACCGGTGGTCCGTGGGTAACTCCTGAAGACGGTATGAAAAAAATGGTTTATGCCGTTACCACTGTTGAAGGTGGAAAACCTTATTCCGGTATATTGAATCATCCGCCGGTTGTAACCGGAGTTTATCAAAACAATACCGGAGGTTCAGGTCACCAGGGAAATATGGGGGCCGAAAAACCTCAGTTATATAAAGATCAGAAAGTACTGGCTTTCCAGATTGCGGACGATGAAATTCTGCCAACGCCTAAAATGACGGCAAGTGGCGGTAAAATTGATGCAAAAGTTCTTGCTGATGGTTTTTACGATCATTCAGGAATCACACTTCCGGCAGCAAAAGAAGAAGGCGGAATTTCGTGGGTACAATTTGATTTTGGAAAACCGGTTACCGTTAAAGGGTTGGTTTTATCAACTCAGGCTCGCGGCCCTGTTGGATTTAAACTGGAGTCGAGCAACGATGGAACAAACTGGACAGACACCGGAGCTGATATTTTGTCCGGATCAACAGTTCGTACCAATTCGGTTGACAATGTAAACGCCCGCTATTTCCGTTTTGTAAGCATAAAACAACCTCCATCGCCACCGGCACCTTGGTTCCGTTGGGGATTTGGAACACCTCCTCCTCCGACAGCAATCGATATCTCGGAATTGACTTTGTTGGGAACTCCAACAGTTCATTCGTTTGAAGTGAAAGCCGCATTTTGGGGCGAAAGAGGTGAAAATGGTTACTTTGGTTTACCAAGCGGAACGGCTGGTACCGACGAGGCCATAAAAACTTCTGAAGTAGTTGATTTAACCGATAAAATGGCTGAGGACGGTACCTTAAGCTGGACTCCGGCTGAAGGAAAATGGCTGGTTCTGCGAATCGGTTATTCGCTTACAGGTGCACAAAATCGCCCGGCAGCTCCCGAAGCTACTGGTTTGGAAGTGGATAAACTTGATTCGGCAGCGGTAAAACGTTACATGGATTATTACATTGATATGTATCGCGAAGCTGCAGACGGCCTTGTTGGCGAAAAAGGATTACACGCTTTGATGTTCGACAGCTGGGAATCGGGTTTTGCGAACTGGACTCCAAAAATTCTTGAAGGTTTCGAACAGAATATTGGTTACGATCCAACTCCTTGGGTTCCGGCACTGGCAGGTTATGTGGTGGAAAGTCCCGAAAAAACAGATAAATTCTTGTACGACTGGCGTCGAAATATTCAGGTAATGTTAAAAGAACATCACTACGATTTCCTTACCCGTTATTTGCATGATATTGGTATGATCCGTTACGGAGAAGCTCATGAAGCAGGATTTGCAACTATGGGCGAAGGAATGGAAATGAAGCAGACTGCCGACATCCCGATGGGTGCCATGTGGATGCATCACGAGCCGGGTTATATGGAAGGCAACTATTTTAACGATAACCAGGAATCAGCTTCTGTAGCTCATATTTATGGTCAGAACATTGCTTCAACCGAATCATTCACCGGAGGTCCCGGGTATGGAACGGCTCCATGGGATTTGAAATCAACAGCTGATGCAATTCTGCTTTCAGGATCAAACCGCTTTATCATTCACACTTCGGCTCACCAGCCAATTACCAGAGGTCCTGGTGTTACACTGGGCGTTGGGCAAATGTTCTCGCGTAACGAAACCTGGGCAGAGCAGTCAAAAGTGTGGATGGATTACTTGTCGCGCTCGTCGTATATGTTACAGGCTGGCAAAGCGGCCAACGACATTGCTGTTTTCTATGGCGAAGAATCATCGATGACGGCCATTTATGGTAATGATTTTAAGATTTTACCTGATGGTTACCGTTATGATTTCGCCAGTGCCGATGTGGTATTGAACATGTTATCGGTAGAAGACGGCGATTTAACAACTGAAACAGGAATGGACTACAAAGCGATCTTTTTAGGTAGAGGCGCTTCAAAAATTACACTTCCTGTACTAAAGAAATTGAAGGATTTTGTTGAGCAGGGAGCAACTGTTATCGGAACACGCCCTGAAGGTTCGCCAAGTTTGGCCGATGACCCTGCAGAAGTAAACGATATATTAGATGAGCTTTGGCCGGGAGCTGCTGTTGCAACAGTGGGACAAGGCAAAGTTTACAATACAAAAGAAGCAGCTACAGCTTTCAACCAAATGGGTCTGGAGCCTGACTTTAGCTACCAGTCATCAGCAGAAGAAAGCGACGTAATGTTCCTGCACCGCAAATTAAATAATGGTGGTGGAATTTATTTCGTGGCAAGTCAAATAGACCAGTCAGAAACCATCGACGCAAGTTTCCGCATCAGCGGTTTCAAAGCTGAATTCTGGGATCCTGCCACAGGAAAAATCAGTCCTGCTTCTTATGAATTCGATGGCGAACGCACTGAAGTTACCATTCCACTTGATCGCTTAGGTTCGGTATTCGTTGTATTCCGCGACAAAACAAAACAGAGCAGCGTTACGATTCCTGTTCCGGTTGAAACAATGGTGGCTCAATTGGAGGGGCCATGGCAGGTTGAGTTCGAGGAAGGTCGCGGTGCACCGGCATCAGCAACTTTCGATAAACTGATCGATTTCCGTGAAAGTGATAACGACGGAATTAAATATTTCTCGGGAATTGCCACTTACACCAAATCAGTAGATGTTGAACAGGAAACAATTGACCAGGGAGAGGTAATTATTGATTTGGGCTTGGTAAACAATTTAGCCGAAGTTTGGGTGAATGGTCAATTGGCCGGTACCACCTGGAAACCTCCTTACCGTGTAAATATCACTGATTTTGTAACTGCCGGTTCAAATACCATCGAAATAAAATCTGTAAATACATGGGTGAACCGTTTGATCGGTGATGCGCAGCCGGGACTTAGCGATGATGAAAAAATTACATTGACAACACGCCAGTTCTACAGGGCTAATTCGCCACTTGTACCGGCAGGTTTAGTTGGACCGGTGAATTTGATAAGTGCAAAATAA
- a CDS encoding alpha/beta hydrolase codes for MKSIRFSIVTMILFLACNIVFAQSRSYPPLIETASHVETFKVVDDFELKLWIFEPRRHQVTDSAPAIVFFFGGGWTNGSPSQLTKQCEYLAARGMVAITADYRVASRNNVTMDKCVSDAKSAIRWVREHSSEYGIDPNRIVASGGSAGGHLAVSTALLPKFDEPSENLEISSKPNALVLFNPALYFDPQDNGEASDAENRSPNPVDRYGDNTAEDLSPYHHITKGAPPTIVLSGSEDFLITEKTINMFGNKMKEVGSECTFVIYEGEPHGFFNWGMKNNGPYIATTKRVDEFLVSIGYLDAPPESTEYKFE; via the coding sequence ATGAAGTCAATTCGTTTTTCAATAGTTACAATGATTCTGTTCTTAGCGTGTAACATTGTGTTTGCACAAAGCAGAAGTTATCCTCCGTTAATTGAAACCGCATCTCATGTTGAAACCTTTAAGGTAGTCGACGATTTTGAACTGAAATTATGGATTTTTGAGCCGCGTCGTCATCAGGTAACTGATTCAGCTCCGGCGATCGTTTTTTTCTTTGGAGGTGGATGGACCAATGGAAGTCCGAGCCAGCTTACCAAACAATGCGAGTATCTGGCGGCAAGAGGAATGGTTGCGATTACAGCAGATTATCGTGTAGCATCGCGTAATAATGTTACCATGGATAAATGTGTTTCAGATGCCAAATCGGCCATCAGGTGGGTTCGCGAGCACAGTTCGGAATACGGAATTGATCCCAACCGAATTGTGGCCAGCGGAGGTTCAGCAGGAGGTCACCTGGCAGTTTCAACGGCATTGCTTCCTAAATTTGATGAGCCCAGTGAGAATCTGGAGATTAGCTCAAAACCAAATGCCCTGGTACTTTTTAATCCTGCGCTGTATTTCGATCCGCAGGATAACGGAGAAGCATCAGATGCTGAGAACAGATCGCCAAATCCTGTTGACAGATATGGAGACAACACTGCTGAAGATTTGTCTCCCTACCATCATATTACCAAGGGCGCACCGCCAACAATTGTCTTAAGTGGGTCAGAAGATTTTCTTATCACAGAGAAGACCATAAACATGTTTGGAAATAAAATGAAGGAGGTAGGCAGTGAATGTACTTTCGTTATCTACGAGGGTGAACCGCATGGTTTCTTTAACTGGGGAATGAAAAACAACGGCCCTTATATTGCTACGACAAAGAGAGTGGATGAATTCCTGGTTTCCATCGGTTACCTCGATGCACCGCCTGAATCAACTGAATATAAATTTGAATAA